One stretch of Pontiella desulfatans DNA includes these proteins:
- a CDS encoding arsenate reductase/protein-tyrosine-phosphatase family protein, which translates to MDRGIPAYPRLHWRRVIHILVGMGLFGKKFTIIVACKANITRSAYLHGYMEQYLKAHYPYARKKIRILSAGVKARSGSSASQVVKHVAKTQGFSLRGHYSDPFTKKLIKQADVILVMEQWQKENVLERFPMAEGKVFRMMEYLWNGDTEDIRDIPDPTGQNTADYTEFIEVAHSEVERIFRELGREGII; encoded by the coding sequence ATGGATCGGGGAATTCCAGCATACCCGAGGTTGCACTGGCGCAGGGTTATCCATATCCTCGTTGGCATGGGTTTATTCGGCAAAAAATTCACGATCATTGTGGCGTGCAAGGCGAACATTACGCGCAGCGCCTATTTGCATGGCTATATGGAGCAATACCTGAAGGCGCACTATCCGTATGCCCGGAAAAAAATCCGGATTCTTTCCGCGGGCGTGAAAGCCCGTAGCGGAAGTTCGGCGAGCCAAGTGGTGAAGCATGTGGCCAAGACCCAGGGGTTCAGCCTGCGCGGACACTATTCGGATCCATTCACGAAAAAGCTGATCAAGCAGGCGGATGTGATTTTGGTGATGGAGCAATGGCAGAAGGAAAATGTGCTGGAGCGGTTTCCGATGGCTGAAGGCAAGGTGTTCCGGATGATGGAATATCTCTGGAACGGCGACACCGAGGACATTCGCGACATCCCCGATCCAACCGGCCAGAACACGGCGGACTACACCGAATTCATCGAGGTGGCCCACTCCGAGGTGGAACGCATCTTCCGCGAACTGGGCCGCGAAGGCATCATCTGA